In a genomic window of Deinococcus aquiradiocola:
- a CDS encoding SPOR domain-containing protein — protein sequence MNVVKRRWPDLLIGLLVLLLVVGFAALLLGQGGRGTTGTPAQTTPQAGTPAQTTPEQTTPAQTSPSQTATPDTATTVPATPQTGTNESAPVPTPATGSGTQAGTTDANGIPTIPAAPVTDPNAAPAAGTTTPATDASTPAATPTDTAPADAATVTPRTGGAVPASEARTPTRNDYRISLGSYASTAAVQAATAGVGKLGYTVYPIDVASGVVAQVGPFATREEAAQALADIQRALPGALLYPPRNAPASDTSSSTGTGSTATGNTSTGNTGAGSTGTSASSTAGSAAQATPSGPVYLQVGAYNSTTAAQTAVSRVRDLGLEPSVNAPTGKLVTVVVGPFQGQALENAEAKLKAGGIDSFRVR from the coding sequence GTGAACGTCGTCAAACGTCGCTGGCCCGATCTGCTGATCGGCCTGCTCGTCCTTCTGCTGGTCGTCGGTTTCGCGGCCCTGCTTCTCGGGCAGGGCGGGCGAGGCACGACCGGCACGCCCGCCCAGACCACCCCGCAGGCAGGTACGCCTGCCCAGACCACCCCGGAACAGACCACCCCAGCCCAGACATCGCCCAGTCAGACCGCCACTCCGGACACGGCCACCACGGTGCCCGCGACCCCGCAGACCGGCACAAACGAGTCGGCCCCCGTGCCCACCCCCGCCACCGGGAGCGGCACGCAGGCCGGAACCACCGACGCGAACGGCATCCCCACCATTCCCGCCGCGCCCGTCACCGACCCCAACGCGGCCCCCGCCGCCGGCACGACCACCCCGGCCACCGACGCCAGCACCCCAGCCGCCACCCCCACCGACACGGCCCCTGCGGACGCGGCGACCGTCACGCCCCGCACGGGCGGCGCGGTCCCGGCCAGCGAGGCACGCACGCCCACCCGCAACGACTACCGCATCAGCCTCGGCAGCTACGCCAGCACTGCCGCCGTGCAGGCCGCGACGGCAGGCGTCGGCAAACTCGGGTACACCGTGTACCCCATCGACGTCGCCAGCGGCGTGGTCGCGCAGGTCGGCCCCTTCGCCACCCGCGAGGAAGCCGCCCAGGCGCTCGCCGACATCCAGCGCGCCCTGCCCGGCGCCCTGCTGTACCCGCCCCGCAACGCGCCCGCCAGCGACACCTCCAGCAGCACGGGAACCGGGAGCACCGCTACCGGAAACACCAGCACAGGGAACACGGGCGCGGGCAGCACCGGCACGTCTGCCAGCAGCACTGCAGGCAGCGCCGCGCAGGCCACCCCCAGCGGCCCCGTCTACCTGCAGGTCGGCGCTTACAACTCCACCACCGCCGCCCAGACCGCCGTCAGCCGCGTCCGCGACCTCGGCCTCGAACCCTCCGTCAACGCCCCCACCGGCAAACTCGTCACCGTCGTCGTCGGCCCCTTCCAGGGACAGGCCCTCGAAAACGCCGAAGCCAAACTCAAGGCCGGCGGCATCGACTCGTTCCGGGTGCGCTGA
- a CDS encoding redox-sensing transcriptional repressor Rex → MSSQDIPTAAISRLVTYLRILETLEQQDVSRTSSNDLAERAQVTAFQVRKDLAYFGRFGTRGMGYTVPLLKRELMRVLGLNRTWNVVIMGVGRLGQAIANYPGASDYQFGYVGLFDINPDLVGQNIRGLTVQHADDLRTFTHTTPVDLGFLAVPPEHAQNAAQTLVAAGIRGILNFAPTIIQPRTHPGTTDPTEEWQQVSVENVDFLAGMKRLAFYTLNPSLRPTEPTPSTTDLTHPLEE, encoded by the coding sequence GTGAGCAGCCAGGATATCCCCACCGCTGCCATCTCCAGGCTCGTCACCTACCTCCGCATCCTCGAAACGCTCGAACAGCAGGACGTGTCCCGCACCAGCAGCAACGACCTCGCCGAACGCGCCCAGGTGACAGCCTTCCAGGTCCGCAAGGACCTCGCGTACTTCGGACGGTTCGGCACGCGCGGCATGGGCTACACCGTCCCCCTCCTCAAACGCGAACTGATGCGCGTCCTCGGGCTCAACCGCACCTGGAACGTCGTCATCATGGGCGTCGGACGTCTCGGACAGGCCATCGCCAACTACCCCGGCGCGAGCGACTACCAGTTCGGCTACGTCGGCCTCTTCGACATCAACCCCGACCTCGTCGGCCAGAACATCCGAGGCCTCACCGTCCAGCACGCCGACGACCTCCGCACCTTCACGCACACCACCCCCGTCGACCTCGGCTTCCTCGCCGTCCCCCCCGAACACGCCCAGAACGCCGCACAGACCCTCGTCGCCGCCGGCATCCGCGGCATCCTCAACTTCGCCCCCACCATCATCCAGCCGCGCACGCACCCCGGCACCACCGACCCCACCGAGGAATGGCAACAGGTCAGCGTCGAAAACGTCGACTTTCTCGCCGGCATGAAACGCCTCGCCTTCTACACCCTCAACCCCAGCCTCCGCCCTACCGAACCCACCCCCAGCACCACCGACCTCACGCACCCCCTGGAGGAATGA
- a CDS encoding beta strand repeat-containing protein, translated as MKSLRSTPILWALTGLLAACGSQTGTTPAGANQTPEVSLKLADGTALSTVPYFNASEALKISASDIDGTITKIHWVIDAGRTTERSGDYTGTDVKGSLDFTLPNLASGTHTITITATDNAGGTGTATGSFKVDAEAPTLTGVTVNSKAVTEGQALTFTVGDAVTLSTTATDTRGGGDTSASGTTTLVYVNSTLAARVPTGTAVDLAAVLGSSTSVSTVRVLTVDSALNTSASRTFTVQFTAATGGGTGTTAEPVLSWLAPTGDYVSGNGVVNLRASAFKAAQDLSAQVTYTATCGVVAGASWTLGNTCADGSKQTITANLVDNGKNYTISKTVTVDASDPTVQITKPQQGQTFTQNPITVSVTGTDAVSGIDRILVEASKDGTTFTSVGVVTATSGDVVWAPMNGTYTLRATATDKTGRSSTTTLGGIKVSLTSSDTTPPTVALTPVPATPQRATITVTAKASDADSGVAKVDLYDGGTLIDTKASGVSGTYTFSLDTTKLTDGTHTLRAVAYDNAGSSSESSTTLAVDNTVPVVNWQNPRDGQVVKPNVVLNATTSEGTVAYSVDGVPVSAGAQNLSDGQHVLTATATDAAGNRTISSVSVLADGTAPSANILSPSEGAALTQNPVTIQVSGSDTLSGIDHLEVKEGSLLLGTIPAAQGSLSVAFGNGSHSLTVTAFDKAGNTSTATRTFTITTSSNITPGAPSIVGSNTSGTNPTYVRALGSITGTASSTATITAAQLLIDGQTSGTPTATPGTASFNFDFSTLNEGLHEVGLRWQDSAGTLTDSAKLSVYVDKTAPTVTWNAPAIGSVTNKPLTLNASSTDSASGPKGPVTYTVAGQAVTSPWTPAEDGTYDVIASASDAVNNVGTQKTTITYDTTAPILTVTGPAENQTFTTVPVNVVATSTDNLSGVKAIEVFVQGPNDASPTTLGTQAGATYTASYTPTINGKYTLTYKSVDAAGNTSTLLTRVFTYSNSTSPVESAPNPIISVVGSNPHSGNMTVTVNGNFDVRSTVDRLVLQITDANGVVDNSSYVTTQQNGTFSVDTTKLANGDLRKLEAIAYTKSNLSTTKLYESAVTISNLNSPSFSVASPSDGAAITTPLVPVKLTLTTRGTDYTYAKTITVDILDSRGKVALTKVSTSTSNDFKTFTSPECSGDNATLTCNLEFDMAGLPADTYTIRARTDVTITANGESRPLETTSRFTSNTTSVLPPAATIRFPAITNNRTVGRIDSSSGTLINVSDDTGVAVVEARIVGPFDASKPLALNGTTQCQESVPVGKAVDVLLLNYGINTKLGDVFLPSLDIDGSAYVPDNDTNQRYDLRITTIDTDKNRNIQCIPVTIDRVKTKTERIKYDLTTVTTPGNPDTTPGKLNYTAGSWNISKITNDSRVAGVLYLNGVQQSISFTASTNTSANVSINFADEGTYQVVWLVEDMTTGIVTSVAGDYINVKKNPAQ; from the coding sequence ATGAAATCCCTCCGCAGTACCCCGATCCTGTGGGCCCTGACCGGCCTGCTCGCCGCGTGCGGCAGCCAGACCGGCACCACGCCCGCCGGCGCGAACCAGACGCCCGAAGTCAGCCTGAAGCTCGCTGACGGCACGGCCCTCAGCACCGTCCCCTACTTCAACGCCAGCGAAGCCCTCAAGATCAGTGCCTCCGACATCGACGGCACCATCACCAAGATCCACTGGGTGATCGACGCGGGCCGCACCACCGAACGCAGCGGCGACTACACCGGCACCGACGTGAAAGGCAGCCTGGACTTCACGCTCCCCAACCTCGCGAGCGGCACGCACACCATCACCATCACCGCCACCGACAACGCTGGCGGCACCGGCACCGCGACCGGCTCCTTCAAAGTCGACGCCGAAGCGCCCACACTGACCGGCGTGACCGTGAACAGCAAAGCCGTCACCGAAGGGCAGGCCCTCACCTTCACGGTCGGGGACGCCGTCACGCTCAGCACCACCGCCACCGACACGCGCGGCGGCGGCGACACCAGCGCCTCCGGCACCACCACCCTCGTGTACGTGAACTCCACGCTCGCCGCCAGGGTCCCCACCGGAACCGCCGTCGATCTCGCCGCAGTCCTCGGGTCGTCCACCAGCGTCAGCACCGTCCGTGTCCTCACGGTCGACTCCGCCCTCAACACCAGCGCCTCCCGCACCTTCACCGTGCAGTTCACGGCCGCGACCGGCGGCGGTACGGGCACCACCGCCGAACCTGTCCTCAGCTGGCTCGCGCCGACCGGCGACTACGTCAGCGGCAACGGTGTCGTCAACCTGCGCGCCAGTGCCTTCAAGGCCGCCCAGGACCTCAGCGCCCAGGTGACGTATACCGCCACCTGCGGCGTCGTCGCCGGGGCCAGCTGGACGCTCGGCAACACCTGCGCCGACGGCAGCAAACAGACCATCACCGCGAACCTCGTCGACAACGGCAAGAACTACACCATCAGCAAGACCGTCACCGTCGACGCGAGCGACCCCACCGTCCAGATCACCAAACCGCAGCAGGGCCAGACCTTCACGCAGAACCCCATCACCGTCAGCGTGACCGGCACCGACGCCGTCAGCGGCATTGACCGTATCCTCGTCGAAGCGAGCAAGGACGGCACGACCTTCACGTCCGTCGGTGTGGTCACCGCCACCAGCGGCGACGTCGTCTGGGCCCCCATGAACGGCACGTACACCCTGCGCGCCACCGCCACCGACAAGACCGGCCGCAGCAGCACCACCACCCTCGGCGGCATCAAGGTCAGCCTCACCAGCAGCGACACCACACCCCCCACCGTCGCTCTCACGCCCGTCCCCGCCACGCCGCAGCGCGCCACCATCACCGTGACTGCCAAGGCCAGCGATGCGGACAGCGGCGTCGCCAAGGTCGACCTGTACGACGGCGGCACCCTGATCGACACCAAGGCCAGCGGCGTGAGCGGCACGTACACCTTCAGCCTCGACACCACCAAACTCACGGACGGCACGCACACCCTGCGCGCCGTGGCCTACGACAACGCCGGCAGCAGCAGCGAATCCAGCACGACCCTCGCCGTCGACAACACCGTGCCCGTCGTGAACTGGCAGAATCCACGGGACGGACAAGTGGTCAAGCCCAATGTGGTCCTCAACGCCACCACATCCGAGGGCACCGTCGCTTACAGCGTGGACGGTGTGCCTGTGAGCGCAGGAGCGCAGAACCTGAGCGACGGACAGCATGTCCTGACCGCCACCGCAACCGACGCTGCTGGGAATCGCACCATCAGTTCAGTTTCGGTGCTCGCTGACGGCACGGCGCCCAGCGCGAACATCCTGTCCCCTTCGGAAGGGGCTGCGCTGACCCAGAACCCGGTGACGATCCAGGTGAGCGGCAGTGATACTCTCAGCGGTATTGATCACCTAGAGGTCAAGGAAGGTTCGCTTCTGCTTGGGACGATCCCTGCTGCGCAGGGCAGCCTGTCAGTCGCCTTCGGCAATGGATCGCATAGCTTGACCGTTACCGCCTTCGACAAAGCTGGCAATACCAGCACCGCAACACGCACCTTCACGATCACGACCAGCAGCAACATCACCCCTGGCGCACCCTCCATCGTGGGAAGCAACACGTCCGGAACGAATCCCACCTATGTCCGTGCGCTCGGATCGATCACCGGGACGGCGTCCAGCACTGCCACCATCACGGCTGCGCAGTTGCTTATAGATGGACAAACCAGCGGAACCCCGACGGCGACGCCCGGGACGGCGAGCTTCAATTTCGATTTCTCGACCCTGAACGAGGGTCTGCACGAAGTCGGTCTGCGCTGGCAGGACAGTGCCGGGACGCTGACCGACTCAGCAAAACTCAGCGTTTACGTCGACAAGACCGCACCCACCGTCACCTGGAATGCTCCTGCAATTGGCAGTGTCACGAACAAACCGCTGACCCTGAACGCCTCCTCGACTGATTCGGCGTCCGGTCCCAAGGGTCCTGTGACGTACACCGTCGCGGGCCAGGCGGTGACCTCCCCGTGGACTCCTGCCGAAGACGGTACATACGATGTGATCGCCAGTGCCAGCGACGCTGTCAACAACGTTGGAACCCAGAAAACCACCATCACCTATGACACGACCGCGCCGATCCTCACTGTGACTGGACCGGCCGAGAATCAGACTTTCACGACCGTTCCAGTGAACGTCGTAGCGACCTCTACAGACAACCTGTCAGGTGTGAAGGCTATCGAGGTATTCGTTCAGGGGCCGAATGACGCCTCCCCGACCACGCTCGGTACGCAGGCAGGCGCCACCTACACTGCGTCCTATACACCGACCATAAACGGCAAGTATACCCTCACCTACAAATCAGTGGACGCAGCGGGGAACACCTCCACACTCTTGACCCGGGTCTTTACTTACAGCAACTCGACGTCTCCGGTCGAGAGTGCACCCAACCCAATCATCTCTGTGGTGGGATCTAACCCCCACTCCGGAAATATGACCGTTACGGTCAACGGCAACTTTGACGTGCGGAGCACCGTCGACCGGTTGGTCCTTCAGATTACAGATGCTAACGGCGTGGTAGACAACTCCTCCTACGTGACTACTCAGCAGAACGGCACCTTTAGCGTCGATACCACCAAACTGGCCAATGGGGACCTCAGAAAGCTCGAAGCAATCGCATACACTAAGAGCAACCTGAGCACCACCAAACTCTACGAGTCTGCCGTCACGATCAGCAATCTTAATAGCCCCTCGTTCTCGGTGGCATCGCCCTCTGACGGTGCGGCCATCACAACGCCTCTCGTTCCAGTAAAGCTCACGCTCACCACCCGCGGCACAGATTACACGTATGCCAAGACGATTACCGTCGATATTCTTGATTCCCGCGGCAAGGTGGCATTGACGAAAGTCTCTACCTCCACCTCCAACGACTTCAAGACGTTTACCTCGCCTGAATGCAGTGGCGATAACGCGACCCTCACGTGCAATCTAGAGTTCGATATGGCCGGACTGCCAGCTGATACATACACAATCCGTGCCAGAACTGACGTCACGATCACCGCGAACGGTGAGAGCCGGCCCCTTGAGACGACGAGCCGATTCACGTCGAACACCACGAGCGTGCTTCCGCCTGCCGCGACCATCCGCTTTCCCGCGATCACCAACAACCGTACCGTTGGTCGTATCGACAGTTCCTCCGGGACGCTGATCAACGTGAGTGATGACACTGGCGTAGCCGTTGTTGAGGCGAGAATTGTTGGACCGTTCGACGCCAGTAAACCACTGGCGCTGAACGGCACGACACAGTGCCAGGAGAGCGTGCCTGTCGGTAAAGCAGTTGACGTACTCCTTCTCAACTACGGAATCAATACGAAGCTCGGTGATGTTTTCTTGCCAAGTCTTGACATTGATGGCTCTGCCTATGTTCCAGACAATGATACCAATCAGCGTTACGATTTGCGGATTACGACTATCGACACAGATAAGAACCGTAATATTCAGTGCATTCCGGTAACGATCGACCGCGTAAAGACTAAAACAGAACGGATCAAGTACGATCTCACGACCGTGACAACACCGGGCAACCCTGACACTACGCCTGGGAAACTCAATTACACGGCTGGGTCGTGGAACATATCCAAAATCACAAACGATAGCCGCGTCGCAGGCGTGCTCTATCTCAACGGCGTTCAGCAGTCCATTTCCTTCACGGCATCCACGAACACTTCGGCCAACGTATCCATCAACTTTGCTGATGAAGGAACCTATCAGGTCGTCTGGCTGGTCGAAGATATGACGACAGGCATCGTCACTTCAGTGGCCGGCGATTACATCAATGTCAAGAAGAATCCGGCTCAGTAA
- a CDS encoding insulinase family protein, translating into MTVTDRPTPGTRLGRYTVERVVDLPGVQATYYQLRHELGARHIHIGRDDDNQTFAVFFPTVPRDSTGVAHILEHTALMGSRNYPVADPFFAMIPRSLNTFMNAMTASDWTTYLYSTRNRKDYFNLLGIYLDAAFFPLLRYESFRRDGHRFENADPADKTSELKMQGVVYNEMKGAMASPSSVLWKTVQKALYPDLTYANNSGGEPSEIPNLTYQGLKDFHAAHYHPSNAFFYTYGNLPLHEYLDAIEAGVMAHFTPSELDVSIPDQTPFTEPRTVTASYPSSDVERGAQALIAWKLGHSFDPDENLRWSVLSEVLVGNPAAPLTRALIESGLGSALADGSGYQDSFREGAFSVGLKGLNAEQAPAVHTLILETLGRIAQEGIGADLVDSALHQFEIAQKEVSNAGWPYSLKLMFRAVGPWLYGGDPLDGLNLDAALQRLHDARSAGPVFETMIRDGLLNNPHRVTLTLTPDPAMQDRQVEAEREMVARLSADLTDADRDRIVQEAVTLLADQDKEDDVSVLPTLTLQDVTRTVARPAYTTEHSGTALVGRVEQPTSGLVYLDVQVRVPDLTDDELDLLPLYAFAVTRSGAAGQDYVTLSQRAEAVTGGISASTSVGTGPDHLDDLRVSLTFGGKALSRHASDLADLLHDVIATPTFDAARLEQLVKQRVAGQKAGIVGSGNAYAARLAAAQLSPEAALEERQSGLTALKRLETLVETGDWHGTIARLNALHARLLQGQARLCLTATRDDLNLDLTRITALFHGHAATGITAPLAPRQPTARTTDTPVAYNAVAYRTVPYTHPDSPALLALSRLLTSEYLLRELREKGGAYGGNASFDARTGLFRMTSYRDPNIARTFTVYRQARTFLDTIHGDRELTEAVLSASKSLDPLTSPDTVGRMRYYGDLSGYTPDVQETYLNRLLNVTLDDLKRVMDTHLTPDHATYALIAGRDPNPETREQGLTFNVSPI; encoded by the coding sequence ATGACCGTGACTGACAGACCGACCCCCGGAACCCGGCTGGGCCGCTACACCGTGGAACGCGTGGTGGACCTGCCCGGCGTGCAGGCCACGTACTACCAGCTTCGCCACGAGCTCGGCGCGCGGCACATCCACATCGGGCGCGACGACGACAACCAGACCTTCGCAGTGTTCTTCCCGACCGTCCCCCGCGACAGCACCGGCGTCGCGCACATCCTGGAGCACACGGCCCTGATGGGCAGCCGCAACTACCCGGTCGCGGACCCGTTCTTCGCGATGATTCCGCGCAGCCTGAACACCTTCATGAACGCCATGACGGCCTCCGACTGGACGACGTACCTGTACAGCACCCGCAACCGCAAGGACTACTTCAACCTGCTCGGCATCTACCTCGACGCGGCGTTCTTCCCGCTGCTGCGCTACGAGTCCTTCCGGCGCGACGGGCACCGCTTCGAGAACGCCGACCCGGCCGACAAGACGAGCGAACTGAAGATGCAGGGCGTCGTGTACAACGAGATGAAGGGCGCCATGGCCTCCCCCAGCAGCGTGCTGTGGAAGACCGTGCAGAAGGCCCTGTACCCGGACCTGACGTACGCGAACAACTCCGGCGGTGAACCGTCCGAGATCCCGAACCTCACGTACCAGGGCCTCAAGGACTTCCACGCGGCGCACTACCACCCCTCCAACGCGTTCTTCTACACGTACGGGAACCTGCCGCTGCACGAGTACCTGGACGCCATCGAGGCGGGCGTCATGGCGCACTTCACGCCCAGCGAACTCGACGTCTCCATTCCCGACCAGACGCCCTTCACCGAGCCGCGCACCGTGACGGCCAGCTACCCGTCCAGCGACGTGGAGCGCGGCGCGCAGGCCCTCATCGCGTGGAAGCTCGGGCACAGCTTCGACCCGGACGAGAACCTCCGCTGGAGCGTCCTCAGCGAGGTTCTGGTGGGCAACCCCGCCGCGCCCCTCACGCGCGCCCTCATCGAGAGCGGCCTCGGCAGCGCCCTCGCGGACGGCAGCGGCTACCAGGACAGCTTCCGCGAGGGGGCCTTCTCGGTCGGCCTGAAAGGCCTGAACGCCGAACAGGCGCCCGCCGTGCACACCCTGATCCTGGAGACGCTCGGCCGCATCGCGCAGGAAGGGATCGGCGCGGACCTCGTCGACAGCGCCCTGCACCAGTTCGAGATCGCGCAGAAGGAAGTCTCGAACGCCGGGTGGCCCTACTCCCTCAAGCTGATGTTCCGCGCGGTCGGCCCGTGGCTGTACGGCGGCGATCCGCTCGACGGCCTGAACCTCGACGCGGCCCTCCAGCGCCTCCACGACGCCCGGAGCGCCGGACCCGTCTTCGAGACCATGATCCGCGACGGCCTCCTGAACAACCCGCACCGCGTCACGCTCACCCTCACGCCCGACCCTGCCATGCAGGACCGGCAGGTCGAAGCGGAACGCGAGATGGTAGCGCGCCTCAGCGCTGACCTGACCGACGCCGACCGCGACCGCATCGTGCAGGAAGCCGTCACGCTCCTCGCCGACCAGGACAAGGAAGACGACGTCAGCGTCCTCCCCACCCTCACCCTGCAGGACGTGACGCGCACCGTCGCCCGGCCCGCCTACACCACCGAGCACAGCGGCACCGCCCTCGTCGGCCGCGTCGAGCAGCCCACCAGCGGCCTCGTGTACCTCGACGTGCAGGTGCGCGTCCCCGACCTCACGGACGACGAACTCGACCTGCTGCCCCTCTACGCCTTCGCCGTCACCCGCAGCGGCGCCGCCGGGCAGGACTACGTCACGCTCAGCCAGCGCGCCGAAGCCGTCACGGGCGGCATCAGCGCCAGCACCAGCGTCGGCACCGGCCCCGACCACCTGGACGACCTGCGCGTCAGCCTCACCTTCGGCGGCAAGGCCCTCAGCCGCCACGCCAGCGACCTCGCCGACCTCCTCCACGACGTGATCGCCACACCCACCTTCGACGCCGCCCGCCTCGAACAGCTCGTCAAGCAGCGCGTCGCCGGACAGAAAGCCGGCATCGTCGGCAGCGGCAACGCCTACGCCGCCCGCCTCGCCGCCGCCCAGCTCAGCCCCGAAGCGGCCCTCGAAGAACGCCAGAGCGGCCTCACCGCCCTCAAACGCCTCGAAACCCTCGTCGAGACCGGCGACTGGCACGGCACCATCGCCCGCCTGAACGCCCTCCACGCCCGCCTCCTCCAGGGCCAGGCGCGCCTGTGCCTCACCGCCACCCGCGACGACCTGAACCTCGACCTCACCCGCATCACCGCCCTCTTCCACGGCCACGCCGCGACCGGCATCACCGCCCCCCTCGCGCCCCGCCAGCCCACCGCACGCACCACCGACACACCCGTCGCATACAACGCCGTCGCGTACCGCACCGTCCCCTACACCCACCCCGACAGCCCCGCCCTCCTCGCCCTCTCCCGCCTCCTCACCAGCGAATACCTCCTGCGCGAACTGCGCGAGAAAGGCGGCGCGTACGGCGGCAACGCCAGCTTCGACGCCCGCACCGGCCTCTTCCGCATGACCAGCTACCGCGACCCCAACATCGCCCGCACCTTCACCGTCTACCGCCAGGCCCGCACCTTCCTCGACACCATCCACGGCGACCGCGAACTCACCGAAGCCGTCCTCAGCGCCAGCAAAAGCCTCGACCCCCTCACCAGCCCCGACACCGTCGGCCGCATGCGCTACTACGGCGACCTCAGCGGCTACACCCCCGACGTGCAGGAAACCTACCTGAACCGCCTCCTCAACGTCACCCTCGACGACCTCAAACGCGTCATGGACACCCACCTCACGCCCGACCACGCCACCTACGCCCTCATCGCGGGCCGCGATCCCAATCCCGAAACCCGCGAACAGGGCCTCACCTTCAACGTCAGCCCCATCTGA
- a CDS encoding ComF family protein has translation MTGGLHTLLRSLMPRRCPGCDAQLGASAGLCPACRATLRPQVQRHSPLHLHPTPHLVVLGPYRGVLGRSVKALKYGGSREVAGVLGAALASGVPSEWGVQGVSGVPLHRSRQQQRSFNQAELLGRATAERLGVPYLAALARQRSTGAQARRHASERRVAVQDAFVATGAPLPGTLLLVDDVLTTGSTLLACTRALQTAGVQRVYYAVVAR, from the coding sequence GTGACCGGCGGCCTGCACACCCTGCTGCGCTCCCTGATGCCGCGCCGCTGCCCCGGCTGCGACGCGCAGCTCGGGGCGTCGGCGGGCCTGTGCCCCGCCTGCCGAGCCACGCTGCGGCCGCAGGTGCAGCGTCACTCGCCGCTGCACCTGCACCCCACCCCGCATCTCGTGGTGCTCGGCCCGTACCGGGGCGTGCTGGGACGCAGCGTCAAGGCACTGAAGTACGGCGGGTCGCGCGAGGTGGCGGGCGTGCTCGGCGCGGCCCTCGCGTCCGGCGTGCCGTCCGAGTGGGGCGTGCAGGGCGTGAGCGGCGTGCCGCTCCACCGTTCCCGGCAGCAGCAGCGGAGCTTCAATCAGGCGGAACTGCTGGGCCGCGCGACCGCCGAACGGCTCGGCGTGCCGTACCTCGCGGCCCTGGCCCGGCAGCGCTCCACGGGCGCGCAGGCGCGGCGGCACGCGAGCGAACGCCGGGTCGCGGTGCAGGACGCCTTCGTCGCGACCGGCGCGCCCCTTCCCGGCACCCTCCTGCTCGTGGACGACGTCCTGACCACCGGAAGTACCCTGCTGGCCTGCACGCGCGCCCTGCAGACGGCCGGGGTGCAGCGCGTGTACTACGCCGTCGTCGCACGCTGA